One region of Flavobacterium sp. KACC 22763 genomic DNA includes:
- a CDS encoding class I SAM-dependent methyltransferase, whose translation MNNWTQRWDDRYKSEDFAYGEEPNNYLKEQIEKLNSRSILFPAEGEGRNAIFAAKLGWNVSAFDISEEGRNKALKLAEANDVSIDYQVGELETLDFEAEQFDAIALIYAHFPAEIKSEIHQQLDTLLRKNGIIIFEAFSKKHLEYVTKNEKVGGPKDIESLFSIEEIKADFPNYEIIELEEKEIELSEGLFHNGTGSVIRFVGRKKS comes from the coding sequence ATGAACAACTGGACTCAGCGTTGGGACGACCGTTACAAAAGCGAAGATTTCGCATACGGCGAAGAACCCAACAATTACTTAAAAGAACAAATCGAAAAATTAAATTCCCGTTCAATTCTTTTTCCTGCCGAAGGCGAAGGGCGAAATGCAATTTTTGCTGCGAAATTAGGATGGAACGTTTCTGCTTTTGATATTAGTGAAGAAGGAAGAAATAAAGCCTTAAAACTTGCAGAAGCAAATGATGTTTCAATTGATTATCAAGTTGGCGAACTGGAAACTCTTGATTTCGAAGCAGAACAATTTGATGCGATTGCTTTAATTTATGCACATTTTCCGGCAGAAATTAAATCGGAAATTCATCAACAATTAGATACATTACTACGCAAAAACGGCATTATCATTTTTGAAGCTTTCAGCAAAAAACATTTGGAATATGTAACCAAAAATGAAAAAGTCGGCGGACCAAAAGACATCGAATCTCTTTTTTCAATCGAAGAAATCAAAGCCGATTTTCCAAATTACGAAATCATTGAATTGGAAGAAAAAGAAATCGAACTCAGCGAAGGTTTATTCCATAACGGAACAGGTTCTGTAATTCGATTTGTAGGAAGAAAAAAATCATAA
- a CDS encoding Crp/Fnr family transcriptional regulator: MKEEQTICYSCVNENCFIKKHLHLEQMAGYVSKKRSITCKKSDRFITEGAPLQGLYFICKGKVKTVKTGINGREQIVRLTKNGDIIGFRGFGTSKKYLIGAYALEDTVLCNFSNETMVEILQHIPEFTYALMLFYAEELNKSENNIRKIAHMNVRERVIDLLLYIHRKFGQTNGLIDIELSRKEIADFAGTTEEQAIRILSSLKKESLIKTEGKRVGILEVSELRSEIMEHKYF; encoded by the coding sequence ATGAAAGAAGAGCAAACCATTTGTTATTCCTGCGTCAATGAAAATTGTTTTATCAAGAAACATCTGCATTTAGAACAGATGGCTGGTTATGTTTCTAAAAAACGAAGTATTACTTGTAAAAAATCTGATCGATTTATAACGGAAGGTGCGCCTTTACAAGGGCTTTATTTTATTTGCAAGGGAAAAGTTAAAACGGTAAAAACGGGAATTAATGGTCGTGAACAAATTGTTCGTTTAACCAAAAACGGCGATATCATCGGTTTCCGTGGATTTGGAACAAGTAAAAAATACTTAATTGGAGCTTATGCGCTTGAAGATACAGTTTTGTGTAATTTCAGCAACGAAACTATGGTCGAAATTTTACAGCATATTCCGGAATTTACCTATGCTTTAATGTTGTTTTATGCCGAAGAATTGAACAAGAGCGAAAACAATATCCGCAAGATTGCGCACATGAATGTTCGTGAGCGTGTAATTGATTTACTGCTTTATATTCACCGCAAATTCGGACAAACGAATGGTTTGATTGATATTGAGCTTTCGCGAAAAGAAATTGCCGATTTTGCAGGAACAACAGAAGAGCAGGCAATACGTATTTTATCAAGTCTTAAAAAAGAATCGCTGATTAAAACCGAAGGAAAGCGTGTTGGGATTTTGGAAGTCTCAGAGTTAAGATCTGAAATTATGGAGCATAAGTATTTTTAG